Proteins from a genomic interval of Chanodichthys erythropterus isolate Z2021 chromosome 8, ASM2448905v1, whole genome shotgun sequence:
- the LOC137024850 gene encoding uncharacterized protein isoform X2, whose translation MKALVCILLLLETFVFVVQQQVDGGLNENEISQQISAEDGRQNPPQIDTLRAEASTDRQQYCDLGIPDIHAALRELTATVTEQKEKNRELTATITEQKENIRALETQLRDEMNKKNEEISNLTLSQVELRKENRDREIAFSASMMESGGGYIGPFTSEFTLTYRNVFTNIGNAYNPITGVFIAPLKGAYMFRVSVYGYAPTASAASIYKNEERMVMAYDMQAQDQDRLNSSNGVVLILEVGDVVYVKLWPNTKIFDDRYNRNTFSGYLLFPLR comes from the exons ATGAAGGCTTTAGTATGTATACTGCTGCTGTTGGAAACCTTTGTGTTTGTCGTCCAGCAGCAGGTAGATGGAGGACTCAATGAGAATGAGATCAGTCAACAGATCAGCGCTGAGGACGGAAGACAGAATCCACCTCAAATAGACACTTTGAGAGCTGAAGCTTCAACTGACAGACAACAATACTGTGATCTGGGCATCCCTGACATCCATGCAGCACtgagagaactgaccgccaccgttacagagcagaaagaaaagaacagagaactgaccgccaccattacagagcagaaagaaaacatcagagctTTAGAGACGCAACTGAGGGATGAGATGAACAAGAAAAATGAAG aaatttCAAATCTTACTCTGAGTCAAGTGGAGTTGAGAAAGGAAAATAGAG ACAGAGAAATAGCCTTTTCAGCTTCAATGATGGAATCTGGCGGTGGATATATTGGTCCTTTTACCAGTGAATTCACACTAACCTACAGGAACGTCTTCACAAACATAGGGAACGCCTACAACCCAATTACAG GTGTTTTCATAGCCCCACTGAAAGGAGCGTACATGTTCAGAGTCTCTGTATATGGTTATGCCCCAACTGCATCAGCTGCATCCATTTATAAGAATGAAGAGCGTATGGTTATGGCATATGATATGCAGGCTCAGGATCAGGATCGGTTAAACTCCTCGAATGGAGTTGTGTTGATCCTGGAGGTTGGAGATGTTGTCTATGTTAAACTTTGGCCTAACACAAAGATATTTGATGACCGGTATAACCGCAACACTTTCAGTGGTTATCTACTGTTTCCCTTAAGATAA